In one Temnothorax longispinosus isolate EJ_2023e unplaced genomic scaffold, Tlon_JGU_v1 HiC_scaffold_32, whole genome shotgun sequence genomic region, the following are encoded:
- the LOC139824311 gene encoding dystrophin-like isoform X1, whose amino-acid sequence MCYETSYFILKFSEYLLHICRWKEARRQRLESLSTFCQNITDDYKRLIAWLNETEITLKQMKANPTSKFGIGEVLNRIKKLQVLKAEMDINQKKLTSLQESIQDGNSSSLEYADILENMKNLQDRWEAVGQIMEVQSQRITNSGFEFDLKFEENITTIKGNEWMSETITSIAYKEEITATSTPHSDSKKQRVDNTTKHEFKSALLQLYKWLDYVDLEIGRSEGVFDELSVEEKKVVYEDTLTDMDSHKNEYDKVLEIGKRLINELKNANESIEEEESKIKDIQNCWTATNNRLHEIKRRIDYLEEVKKFRTELASLNLMLESYTKWFDTNKENNQEPFRVKIKSMKSHDERIKKILEKAKELSENQVAVTETSNMDTDVKTFLTKWENLYATLSERLTEIINAINRTPPKKYIKAVTNLISFILIITLLNVESVLLSEHIIILDEKIMEEQIKRFKDTQSSLKEQEETFKYVNFTGQDLIAKINDDSSGQET is encoded by the exons ATGTGCTACGAAACGAGCTACTTCATTCTGAAATTTTCTGAATATTTGTTGCACATCTGCCGGTGGAAAGAGGCGCGACGCCAGCGATTGGAATCTTTATCTACGTTTTGCCAAAATATTACTGATGATTACAAAAGGCTGATAGCATGGTTGAACGAAACAGAAATTACACTAAAGCAAATGAAAGCTAACCCGACATCCAAATTTGGTATTGGCGAAGTATTAAacagaataaagaaattgcAAGTTCTTAAAGCAGAAATGGATATAAATCAGAAGAAATTAACATCTCTACAAGAATCAATTCAGGATGGTAACAGCTCGTCTTTAGAATACGCggatattttggaaaatatgaaaaatctgCAAGATCGATGGGAAGCCGTTGGACAAATCATGGAAGTACAATCCCAAAGG ATAACAAATTCTGGATTTgagtttgatttaaaatttgaagagaacATAACAACTATTAAAGGAAACGAATGGATGTCCGAAACGATAACAAGTATAGCATATAAAGAAGAGATTACTGCaaca tcaACACCACATAGTGATTCAAAGAAACAGCGTGTTGATAATACTACTAAACATGAGTTCAAATCGGCATTACTTCAACTATATAAATGGTTGGATTACGTCGATTTAGAAATTGGCCGTTCGGAAGGAGTGTTTGACGAATTAAGCGTGGAAGAGAAGAAAGTTGTCTATGAAGATACTCTTACAGATATGGATTcgcataaaaatgaatatgaTAAAGTTCTTGAAATTGGTAAACGACTTATCAATGAGTTAAAAAATGCGAACGAGTCcatcgaagaagaagaatccAAGATTAAAGACATACAAAATTGTTGGACAGCGACAAATAATCGTCTTCATGAGATAAAGAGACGCATAGATTATCTGGAGGAAGTAAAGAAATTCCGGACTGAACTAGCTAGTCTAAATTTGATGTTGGAAAGTTACACCAAGTGGTTTgatacaaataaagaaaacaatcAAGAACCATTTAGG gttaaaataaaatcaatgaaatCCCATGATGAGCGCATAAAAAAGATACTTGAAAAAGCAAAAGAATTGTCAGAAAATCAAGTTGCTGTTACAGAAACTAGTAATATGGACACAGacgtaaaaacttttttgaCTAAGTGGGAGAATTTGTATGCAAC GTTATCCGAACGATTGactgaaataattaatgccaTTAATCGAACACCGcctaaaaaatacattaaggCAGTCACCAATCTGATATcgtttatattaatcattacattattaaatgtgGAAAGTGTTCTATTGTCagaacatataattatattagacGAGAAAATTATGGAAgagcaaataaaaagatttaaagatACACAAAGCTCGTTAAAAGAACAGGAAGAAACTTTCAAATATGTTAACTTTACTGGACAAGATTTAATAGCGAAGATAAATGATGATTCTTCAGGACAAGAGACTTAA
- the LOC139824311 gene encoding dystrophin-like isoform X2, translated as MCYETSYFILKFSEYLLHICRWKEARRQRLESLSTFCQNITDDYKRLIAWLNETEITLKQMKANPTSKFGIGEVLNRIKKLQVLKAEMDINQKKLTSLQESIQDGNSSSLEYADILENMKNLQDRWEAVGQIMEVQSQRSTPHSDSKKQRVDNTTKHEFKSALLQLYKWLDYVDLEIGRSEGVFDELSVEEKKVVYEDTLTDMDSHKNEYDKVLEIGKRLINELKNANESIEEEESKIKDIQNCWTATNNRLHEIKRRIDYLEEVKKFRTELASLNLMLESYTKWFDTNKENNQEPFRVKIKSMKSHDERIKKILEKAKELSENQVAVTETSNMDTDVKTFLTKWENLYATLSERLTEIINAINRTPPKKYIKAVTNLISFILIITLLNVESVLLSEHIIILDEKIMEEQIKRFKDTQSSLKEQEETFKYVNFTGQDLIAKINDDSSGQET; from the exons ATGTGCTACGAAACGAGCTACTTCATTCTGAAATTTTCTGAATATTTGTTGCACATCTGCCGGTGGAAAGAGGCGCGACGCCAGCGATTGGAATCTTTATCTACGTTTTGCCAAAATATTACTGATGATTACAAAAGGCTGATAGCATGGTTGAACGAAACAGAAATTACACTAAAGCAAATGAAAGCTAACCCGACATCCAAATTTGGTATTGGCGAAGTATTAAacagaataaagaaattgcAAGTTCTTAAAGCAGAAATGGATATAAATCAGAAGAAATTAACATCTCTACAAGAATCAATTCAGGATGGTAACAGCTCGTCTTTAGAATACGCggatattttggaaaatatgaaaaatctgCAAGATCGATGGGAAGCCGTTGGACAAATCATGGAAGTACAATCCCAAAGG tcaACACCACATAGTGATTCAAAGAAACAGCGTGTTGATAATACTACTAAACATGAGTTCAAATCGGCATTACTTCAACTATATAAATGGTTGGATTACGTCGATTTAGAAATTGGCCGTTCGGAAGGAGTGTTTGACGAATTAAGCGTGGAAGAGAAGAAAGTTGTCTATGAAGATACTCTTACAGATATGGATTcgcataaaaatgaatatgaTAAAGTTCTTGAAATTGGTAAACGACTTATCAATGAGTTAAAAAATGCGAACGAGTCcatcgaagaagaagaatccAAGATTAAAGACATACAAAATTGTTGGACAGCGACAAATAATCGTCTTCATGAGATAAAGAGACGCATAGATTATCTGGAGGAAGTAAAGAAATTCCGGACTGAACTAGCTAGTCTAAATTTGATGTTGGAAAGTTACACCAAGTGGTTTgatacaaataaagaaaacaatcAAGAACCATTTAGG gttaaaataaaatcaatgaaatCCCATGATGAGCGCATAAAAAAGATACTTGAAAAAGCAAAAGAATTGTCAGAAAATCAAGTTGCTGTTACAGAAACTAGTAATATGGACACAGacgtaaaaacttttttgaCTAAGTGGGAGAATTTGTATGCAAC GTTATCCGAACGATTGactgaaataattaatgccaTTAATCGAACACCGcctaaaaaatacattaaggCAGTCACCAATCTGATATcgtttatattaatcattacattattaaatgtgGAAAGTGTTCTATTGTCagaacatataattatattagacGAGAAAATTATGGAAgagcaaataaaaagatttaaagatACACAAAGCTCGTTAAAAGAACAGGAAGAAACTTTCAAATATGTTAACTTTACTGGACAAGATTTAATAGCGAAGATAAATGATGATTCTTCAGGACAAGAGACTTAA